A single Marinobacter sp. es.042 DNA region contains:
- a CDS encoding DUF2333 family protein gives MPGKIRQYFKDKKDDVQDYAGGSGVIGKLILALVVVYLLVALVLGMIWSSEPDTFSVREHTRSVANTMEREPITGFATTVTMIRIAETLLDKPGGYISNDIFPPGLWLDNMPNWEYGVLVQLRDLSRAMRKDISRSQSQSAEDRDLTIAEPQFHFDSESWAIPSTEAEYRRGITALKRYLDRLSSPEQADAQFFARADNLSNWLADLETRLGSLSRTLGESVGKASVSDSVITMNSGDPLAEEATGEDVKTPWTKIDDVFYEARGSSWALLHIFRAIEVDFRKVLQDKNAMASVRQVIIELEGAQGEMWSPVILNGSGFGVLANHSLTMAAYLSRANSAISDMRDLLSRG, from the coding sequence ATGCCAGGCAAAATCAGACAGTACTTCAAGGATAAGAAAGACGATGTTCAGGATTATGCCGGTGGCAGCGGCGTAATTGGCAAACTGATTCTGGCGTTGGTTGTGGTCTACCTGCTGGTGGCGCTAGTGCTCGGCATGATCTGGAGCAGCGAGCCGGACACCTTCTCGGTGCGCGAGCACACGAGATCGGTGGCCAACACCATGGAAAGGGAACCCATTACCGGTTTTGCCACCACGGTCACCATGATTCGTATCGCAGAAACCCTGCTGGACAAGCCTGGTGGCTATATTTCCAACGACATTTTCCCGCCAGGACTGTGGCTGGATAACATGCCGAACTGGGAGTACGGCGTTCTGGTCCAGCTTCGGGATCTTTCGCGCGCCATGCGCAAGGACATCAGTCGCTCGCAAAGCCAATCTGCGGAAGATCGGGATCTGACGATCGCCGAGCCCCAGTTCCATTTCGACAGCGAGAGCTGGGCAATCCCGTCAACCGAGGCCGAGTACCGTCGGGGTATCACCGCTCTGAAACGTTACCTTGACCGGCTGTCGAGCCCGGAACAGGCCGACGCCCAGTTTTTCGCCCGAGCGGATAACCTGAGCAACTGGCTGGCGGACCTGGAGACTCGCCTGGGAAGTCTGTCCCGTACGCTTGGTGAGAGTGTCGGCAAGGCATCGGTATCAGACTCGGTGATCACCATGAACTCCGGTGATCCTCTTGCTGAGGAAGCGACCGGAGAAGATGTGAAGACACCCTGGACCAAGATTGATGACGTTTTTTATGAGGCCCGCGGCAGCTCCTGGGCGCTTCTGCACATCTTCCGGGCAATTGAAGTGGATTTCCGGAAAGTGCTGCAGGACAAGAATGCCATGGCCAGCGTACGGCAGGTGATCATCGAGCTTGAGGGCGCCCAGGGCGAAATGTGGAGCCCGGTGATTCTCAATGGCAGCGGCTTTGGCGTACTGGCCAACCACTCGCTGACCATGGCTGCCTACCTTTCCCGCGCCAACTCGGCGATCAGTGACATGCGGGACCTTCTGTCCCGGGGCTGA
- the accB gene encoding acetyl-CoA carboxylase biotin carboxyl carrier protein, which translates to MDIRKIKKLIELLEESDVEELEIHEADDSVRISRRREPAAGPQYVSHYPAPAPAQQPAPAPAASAPTSEESSAPAAPSGHSVKSPMVGTFYRSPSPTAKAFVEVGQTVNVGDVICIVEAMKMMNQIEADKSGTIKDILVENGQPVEFDQPLVVIS; encoded by the coding sequence ATGGATATTCGTAAAATCAAGAAACTGATCGAGCTGCTCGAGGAATCTGACGTCGAGGAGCTGGAGATTCACGAGGCCGACGATTCGGTACGCATCTCCCGCCGGCGTGAACCGGCTGCCGGCCCCCAGTACGTGAGCCACTACCCGGCGCCAGCTCCCGCCCAGCAGCCAGCTCCGGCGCCGGCAGCGTCCGCTCCGACCTCCGAAGAGTCCTCTGCGCCAGCGGCCCCATCCGGGCACAGCGTGAAGTCTCCCATGGTAGGCACTTTCTATCGCTCACCCTCGCCCACAGCCAAGGCGTTTGTGGAAGTTGGCCAGACCGTCAATGTGGGTGATGTCATCTGCATCGTGGAGGCCATGAAGATGATGAACCAGATTGAGGCCGACAAGAGCGGCACAATCAAGGACATCCTGGTCGAGAATGGCCAGCCGGTTGAGTTTGACCAGCCCCTGGTCGTCATTTCCTGA
- a CDS encoding DUF3426 domain-containing protein, giving the protein MTQSSLQTQCPNCQTRFRVTEEQLGIAKGKVRCGNCMKVFNAIEHQVIPGGGEKPRTPTAPAQPAGASSSAGSASGSGVSEEDFVFADNPEEDAAEGPYAGTKLTFSDDELSDSFRSFDERDEADYKDADTDSPDEQVDESWAEAILQDDEPASRKPSAPQRPEPTPEPEPEETSPEPEPRPEPRPELSLEEEPVFEQTGTPSSAATRPAKDSDPFDDFVDESGFDFDEPERPADAFHADPPFRDLRREPVAVDSGGSGVRTIVWSVIVLGLIGVLIAQVTWFQFDRLSAIPELRPFYEKGCELAGCELKPLINVEAIQSRKLVVRTDPDNRSQLVVDAVIINRADFEQPFPAIALTFSNLNGDVVAQSLFTPEEYLAGEGRELDAMPTDTPVRIAINIRDPGRDAVNYNILFRPHAP; this is encoded by the coding sequence ATGACCCAGAGCAGCCTGCAGACACAGTGCCCGAATTGCCAGACACGGTTCCGGGTAACCGAAGAACAGCTTGGCATTGCCAAGGGCAAAGTGCGCTGCGGGAACTGCATGAAGGTGTTCAATGCCATAGAGCACCAGGTTATCCCGGGCGGTGGCGAGAAACCACGAACCCCGACTGCCCCGGCACAACCCGCAGGTGCATCATCGTCTGCCGGTTCTGCTTCCGGCTCCGGCGTCAGCGAGGAGGATTTTGTTTTCGCCGACAACCCGGAAGAGGATGCGGCGGAAGGGCCTTACGCCGGCACCAAGCTGACCTTCTCCGATGACGAGTTAAGCGACAGTTTCCGCAGCTTTGATGAGCGCGACGAAGCAGACTACAAAGACGCTGACACCGACAGCCCCGATGAGCAAGTCGATGAAAGCTGGGCCGAAGCCATTCTTCAGGATGACGAGCCAGCATCCCGAAAACCTTCTGCCCCCCAGCGCCCAGAGCCTACCCCCGAACCGGAGCCTGAAGAAACCTCTCCCGAACCTGAGCCCAGGCCAGAGCCTCGCCCTGAGCTGAGCCTGGAGGAAGAACCGGTATTTGAGCAGACCGGAACACCCTCTTCCGCGGCGACCCGGCCGGCCAAAGATTCCGATCCGTTCGATGACTTTGTGGACGAATCCGGTTTCGATTTTGATGAGCCGGAGCGGCCGGCCGACGCGTTCCATGCTGACCCGCCCTTCCGGGATCTACGCCGGGAGCCGGTTGCTGTCGATTCCGGTGGAAGTGGCGTCCGCACGATCGTGTGGAGCGTTATTGTCCTGGGCCTGATCGGTGTTCTGATCGCCCAGGTAACCTGGTTCCAGTTCGATCGACTGTCGGCCATCCCAGAGCTGCGCCCGTTCTATGAGAAAGGCTGTGAACTGGCCGGCTGCGAACTCAAACCGCTGATCAATGTGGAAGCCATCCAGAGCCGGAAACTGGTGGTGCGGACCGATCCGGATAATCGCTCGCAACTGGTGGTCGATGCGGTGATCATTAACCGGGCCGACTTCGAGCAACCCTTTCCCGCCATTGCCCTCACCTTTTCCAACCTGAATGGCGATGTGGTGGCACAGAGTCTGTTCACGCCTGAGGAGTACCTGGCCGGCGAAGGTCGGGAGCTGGACGCCATGCCCACGGATACCCCCGTTCGCATTGCCATCAACATTCGGGATCCGGGCCGTGACGCGGTGAATTACAACATCCTCTTCCGCCCCCACGCACCCTGA
- a CDS encoding EAL domain-containing protein, producing MARKHIPLKQTQQGAVTLRTLLLVLTGSLLVTLLVAVFITSYGYFRDYVSDQLAGHARDGATAIGLSLSNAIDGRDPVASASLIDAVFDSGRYLSVSYLNHQGEQVAGRAMTLNKVAVPAWFRDLADLPLPVAEAEVVRGWSRLGTVQVISHPGRAYEDLWRITIGLTASTVVIGGIGLFAVFLLLRRTLRPLHALEDQAKALGQRDFRKRVSIKSTREINQVTDAMNRMADDLGQLFEGQAKLIQHLRRVNNEDSVTGLASRSAFDQRLKVEVESEEKAAPGILMLIQLADFSGYNQAYGRSEADRLLLRVATWIGEFVMQHAGSFAGRRTGAEFAIFLPGAMPADAGVWCRQLVTDLDGVYADLASPMDTAVHAGLARTLEGRGARDLMAAADEALRAAQSRAETGCHLADPEKDGHHNLETWRVIISQAIRQQALSLWLQPMVNEGRLMPVYHQVFSRIDSAEGALRAGTFVPMAERFGLISELDRLLVQRVLDRLKQSPDQPLAVSLGNASVASEAFRTDLLDQLRQAGSPARNLWIGISEQAIHHHRTAVGLLVRALGRLGVPVLVDRFGVGGVPFSYLRNLRFQALRIDNSFIHNIDTHEDNRFYLESVLAIAHSRGVKVFATGVETAAEYSVLCKLGIDGAMGYHLGRPFAADNQQTGD from the coding sequence ATGGCACGGAAGCACATCCCCCTGAAGCAGACGCAACAGGGTGCGGTCACATTGCGAACCCTGCTTCTGGTGTTGACCGGAAGTCTGCTGGTTACCCTGCTGGTTGCGGTGTTTATCACCAGCTACGGTTATTTCCGGGACTATGTCTCGGATCAGCTGGCAGGTCATGCCCGTGACGGGGCCACGGCCATCGGGTTGTCCCTGTCCAATGCCATCGACGGCCGCGATCCGGTCGCCTCCGCCTCCCTGATTGATGCGGTGTTTGATAGTGGCCGCTACCTCTCAGTCAGCTATCTGAATCATCAGGGCGAGCAGGTTGCCGGTCGGGCCATGACGCTCAATAAAGTGGCTGTCCCCGCCTGGTTCCGCGACCTCGCAGATCTTCCGCTGCCCGTTGCCGAGGCAGAAGTCGTTCGTGGCTGGAGCCGTCTGGGAACCGTGCAGGTAATCAGCCATCCCGGTCGCGCCTATGAGGACCTCTGGCGAATCACCATCGGGTTGACTGCCAGTACTGTCGTTATCGGGGGGATTGGACTGTTTGCGGTTTTCCTTCTGCTTCGTCGTACCCTGCGCCCGCTTCATGCACTGGAGGATCAGGCAAAGGCCCTCGGGCAGCGGGATTTCAGGAAGCGGGTCTCTATCAAGTCGACCCGTGAGATCAATCAGGTGACCGACGCCATGAACCGGATGGCGGATGACCTGGGCCAGCTCTTCGAAGGCCAGGCGAAACTCATTCAGCACCTGCGTCGGGTGAACAATGAGGATTCGGTCACCGGTCTGGCCAGCCGGAGTGCCTTCGACCAGCGCCTGAAGGTGGAGGTGGAGTCCGAGGAAAAGGCGGCACCCGGAATTCTCATGCTGATTCAACTGGCCGACTTTTCGGGATACAACCAGGCCTATGGCCGGAGCGAGGCCGACCGGTTGCTGCTGAGGGTAGCAACCTGGATTGGCGAATTCGTCATGCAGCATGCCGGGTCGTTTGCCGGACGCCGAACGGGCGCCGAATTTGCCATTTTTCTACCCGGTGCGATGCCGGCTGATGCCGGTGTCTGGTGTCGTCAGCTGGTCACGGACCTCGATGGGGTATATGCAGATCTTGCTTCGCCGATGGACACCGCTGTTCATGCCGGGCTGGCGAGGACGCTTGAGGGTCGTGGTGCCCGGGATCTGATGGCGGCCGCGGATGAAGCATTGCGCGCTGCCCAGAGCAGGGCCGAGACTGGCTGCCATCTGGCTGACCCTGAAAAGGACGGCCATCACAACCTCGAAACCTGGCGGGTGATTATCAGTCAGGCGATCCGCCAGCAGGCCTTGTCGCTATGGCTCCAGCCCATGGTGAACGAGGGCCGGCTCATGCCGGTCTATCATCAGGTGTTTTCCCGGATCGATTCCGCCGAAGGGGCCTTGAGGGCAGGCACCTTTGTACCAATGGCTGAGCGTTTCGGGCTGATCTCGGAACTTGACCGTCTGCTGGTCCAGCGGGTGCTCGATCGCCTGAAACAGAGCCCGGATCAGCCGCTGGCGGTCTCGCTCGGCAATGCCTCCGTGGCCAGCGAGGCATTTCGCACGGATTTGCTGGACCAGCTGCGGCAGGCTGGTTCGCCGGCACGGAATCTCTGGATCGGTATTTCAGAGCAGGCCATTCATCACCACCGGACCGCGGTGGGCCTTCTGGTCAGGGCGTTGGGGCGACTTGGTGTGCCGGTGCTGGTCGACCGCTTCGGGGTGGGAGGCGTACCGTTCAGTTACCTGAGAAATCTGAGGTTTCAGGCCCTGCGTATCGACAACAGCTTCATCCACAATATCGATACCCATGAAGATAACCGCTTTTACCTTGAGTCTGTGCTGGCCATCGCTCACAGTCGAGGCGTGAAAGTGTTCGCTACAGGAGTGGAAACTGCCGCGGAATACTCGGTACTCTGTAAACTGGGTATCGACGGGGCCATGGGTTACCATCTGGGCAGGCCGTTTGCCGCTGACAATCAACAGACAGGGGATTAA
- the prmA gene encoding 50S ribosomal protein L11 methyltransferase, producing MPWIQLQIPADPDNADQLEDLLMEMGSDAVSMEDAADQPLYEPDPGTTPLWSQTTVTGLFDSDRDIEQLCADIRDAWHQQTQQALPEIDVTLVEDKDWERAWMDDFQPLKFGERLWIVPSWHDAPDPDAANLMLDPGLAFGTGTHPTTALCLEWLDGQDPHGKQVIDYGCGSGILGLAALLLGADHVIGVDTDPQALEASRENARRNSVEDSRLDLFLPDNEPETKADIMLANILAQPLIGLAPHLASRTRPGGDLVLSGILSNQAREVMAAYEPWFVMDEPEQREEWIRLTGRRHDR from the coding sequence ATGCCCTGGATACAACTCCAGATTCCCGCTGATCCGGACAACGCGGATCAGCTTGAGGATCTGCTCATGGAGATGGGCTCTGACGCCGTCTCCATGGAAGATGCCGCCGACCAGCCCCTCTATGAGCCGGATCCCGGCACCACCCCTTTATGGAGCCAGACGACGGTGACCGGGCTGTTCGATTCCGACCGGGATATCGAGCAGCTCTGCGCCGATATCCGGGATGCCTGGCACCAGCAAACCCAGCAGGCCCTTCCGGAAATCGACGTCACTCTGGTTGAGGACAAGGATTGGGAGCGGGCCTGGATGGACGATTTCCAGCCCCTGAAATTCGGCGAGCGGCTCTGGATAGTCCCAAGCTGGCATGACGCACCTGACCCTGATGCGGCGAATCTGATGCTGGACCCCGGTCTGGCCTTCGGTACCGGCACCCATCCAACCACAGCTCTCTGCCTCGAATGGCTTGATGGCCAGGATCCCCATGGTAAGCAGGTGATCGATTACGGCTGTGGCTCCGGCATTCTCGGCCTTGCGGCCCTGCTCCTTGGCGCAGACCATGTGATTGGTGTCGATACCGATCCGCAGGCCCTCGAAGCCAGCCGGGAAAACGCCCGCCGCAACAGTGTCGAAGACAGCAGGCTGGACCTGTTCCTGCCAGACAACGAACCCGAGACCAAAGCCGACATCATGCTTGCCAACATCCTGGCCCAGCCCCTGATCGGCCTTGCTCCCCATCTTGCCTCGCGAACCAGGCCCGGCGGCGATCTGGTGCTGTCCGGCATCCTGTCTAACCAGGCCCGGGAAGTAATGGCCGCCTATGAGCCATGGTTCGTTATGGACGAGCCCGAGCAGCGGGAAGAGTGGATACGCCTCACAGGACGGCGCCACGACAGATGA
- the aroQ gene encoding type II 3-dehydroquinate dehydratase: protein MSTILVLHGPNLNMLGTREPEVYGYETLADIDDRLRSLAAEQGHHLLHLQSNAEYELIERVHEARAEGVDFIIINPAAFTHTSVALRDAMLASGIPFIEVHFSNVHAREPFRHHSYFSDIAEGVICGLGSQGYELALQAALKRIHR, encoded by the coding sequence ATGTCGACAATTCTCGTGCTCCACGGACCCAACCTCAACATGCTCGGTACCCGCGAGCCGGAGGTCTATGGTTACGAGACACTGGCGGACATCGACGACCGGTTGCGCTCACTGGCGGCAGAGCAGGGGCATCATCTGCTGCACCTGCAATCAAACGCCGAGTACGAACTGATTGAGCGGGTTCACGAGGCCCGGGCGGAAGGCGTGGATTTCATCATCATCAACCCCGCGGCCTTCACCCACACCAGCGTTGCCCTGCGCGACGCCATGCTGGCCTCGGGAATTCCCTTTATAGAAGTGCATTTTTCGAACGTGCATGCCCGGGAACCGTTCCGGCATCACTCCTATTTCTCGGATATCGCCGAAGGCGTTATCTGTGGGCTGGGTAGCCAGGGGTACGAACTCGCACTCCAGGCAGCCCTGAAACGCATTCACCGATAG
- the ppa gene encoding inorganic diphosphatase, producing MQFDNIPAGKNPPEDIYVAIEIPANSSPVKYELDKDMGALLVDRFMATPMFYPANYGFIPHTLADDGDPLDVLVVTPYPIQAGSVIRCRPVGVLNMEDEAGGDAKLVAVPHDKLTTTYHDVKEIDDLPELLRDQIKHFFENYKTLEPGKWVKVQGWDNADAAKKAIVDSVNAYKG from the coding sequence ATGCAATTCGACAACATCCCCGCAGGCAAGAACCCGCCTGAAGACATCTACGTTGCTATCGAAATCCCGGCCAACAGCTCCCCGGTGAAGTACGAACTGGACAAAGACATGGGCGCCCTGCTGGTAGACCGTTTCATGGCGACCCCCATGTTCTACCCGGCCAACTACGGTTTCATCCCGCACACCCTGGCCGACGACGGTGACCCCCTGGACGTACTGGTTGTGACCCCCTACCCGATCCAGGCCGGTTCCGTGATTCGCTGCCGCCCGGTGGGTGTGCTGAACATGGAAGACGAAGCCGGTGGCGACGCCAAGCTGGTTGCAGTTCCCCATGACAAGCTGACCACCACTTACCATGACGTGAAGGAAATTGACGATCTGCCCGAGCTGCTGCGCGACCAGATCAAGCATTTCTTCGAGAACTACAAGACGCTCGAGCCCGGCAAGTGGGTGAAAGTGCAAGGCTGGGACAACGCCGACGCTGCCAAAAAAGCCATCGTGGATTCCGTGAACGCCTACAAAGGCTGA
- a CDS encoding diguanylate cyclase — translation MNDESQKEKLRQHFARRVTTQARVVLDTWQKIHEDRDKAAAHRNEFAAATDKLVRYAQRFEMDSHARAGQTTLALINQWEPGSALNESLERQLQDAIETLSQSTLRRTDLNSSEAPHQFRRTPVYIALANQEMAARLIRQLEFFGFRASAFANADELTEACALHKPETILVDVNFGGSPNAGMTTIERLQERHDTPIPIIFMSDEDGSIETRLQASRCGGEEFFYPAVDPGQLIEKIETYTHGNTVEPYKVLVLDDSRAQAKYMETVLKKAGMTAHIITDPMQIIHALEEFSPEIIILDMYMPGCTGMEIARVIRQQDRFHSVPIIYLSAEEDVTKQLHAMSLGGDDFLTKPIDPKHLIATIHNRGRRARSLLALMIRDSLTGLFNHTHTLHLLDQEIVRARQKEQPLCFAMIDIDYFKKVNDTFGHPIGDRVLRSLSMFLKQRLRKTDHIGRYGGEEFAIILPNTRPSDARNVLNEIRERFSELQQPAGDREFNVTFSCGIAAWDDNTSQALCERADRALYSSKELGRNCVSLADS, via the coding sequence ATGAACGACGAAAGCCAGAAAGAAAAACTCAGGCAGCATTTCGCACGCCGTGTGACAACCCAGGCCCGGGTTGTTCTGGATACCTGGCAGAAAATTCACGAGGACCGGGACAAGGCCGCGGCCCACCGCAACGAGTTCGCGGCGGCTACGGACAAACTGGTGCGCTACGCCCAGCGGTTTGAAATGGATAGCCACGCCCGGGCCGGTCAGACCACGCTGGCGCTGATCAACCAGTGGGAACCGGGATCTGCGCTGAACGAGAGCCTGGAGCGACAGCTGCAGGATGCCATCGAGACCCTGTCCCAGAGCACTCTGCGCAGGACCGACCTCAACAGTTCCGAAGCGCCCCACCAATTTCGTCGAACCCCGGTTTACATTGCCCTGGCCAACCAGGAGATGGCAGCCCGCCTGATCCGGCAGCTGGAATTCTTCGGCTTCCGGGCATCCGCCTTTGCCAATGCCGATGAACTGACCGAAGCCTGCGCACTGCACAAGCCGGAAACCATCCTGGTAGACGTCAATTTCGGCGGCTCGCCCAATGCCGGCATGACCACCATCGAACGCCTGCAGGAACGACACGATACGCCCATTCCGATTATTTTCATGAGTGACGAGGACGGTTCCATCGAGACCCGTCTGCAGGCTTCCCGTTGCGGCGGGGAAGAGTTTTTCTACCCTGCTGTCGATCCCGGGCAACTGATCGAAAAGATCGAGACCTATACCCACGGCAACACCGTGGAGCCCTATAAGGTTCTGGTTCTGGATGATTCCCGGGCTCAGGCAAAATATATGGAAACGGTGTTGAAGAAAGCGGGCATGACCGCCCACATCATCACCGACCCGATGCAGATCATCCACGCCCTGGAGGAATTCTCGCCGGAGATCATCATCCTCGACATGTATATGCCGGGCTGTACGGGCATGGAAATCGCCCGGGTGATCCGCCAGCAGGACCGTTTTCACAGCGTGCCCATCATTTACCTCTCGGCCGAGGAAGACGTTACGAAACAGCTCCACGCCATGAGCCTGGGCGGCGACGACTTCCTGACCAAACCGATCGACCCGAAACACCTGATTGCCACAATCCACAATCGCGGGCGGCGTGCCCGCTCGTTGCTGGCCCTGATGATTCGCGACAGCCTGACGGGCCTGTTCAACCACACCCACACCCTCCACCTGCTGGACCAGGAGATCGTGCGGGCGCGCCAGAAAGAACAGCCGCTATGCTTTGCGATGATCGACATCGACTACTTCAAGAAAGTGAACGATACCTTTGGCCACCCGATCGGCGACCGGGTGCTGCGCAGTCTGTCGATGTTCCTCAAACAACGCCTGCGCAAGACCGACCACATCGGCCGTTACGGTGGTGAGGAATTTGCCATCATCCTGCCCAACACCCGCCCAAGCGATGCCCGGAACGTTCTCAATGAAATCCGGGAGCGGTTCTCTGAGTTGCAGCAACCGGCCGGCGACCGGGAATTCAATGTCACCTTCAGTTGTGGCATCGCGGCCTGGGACGACAACACCTCCCAGGCACTGTGCGAGCGGGCCGACCGTGCGCTCTACAGCTCCAAGGAGCTTGGCCGCAACTGCGTAAGCCTGGCCGATTCCTGA
- the dusB gene encoding tRNA dihydrouridine synthase DusB, with protein MLPTAKIGPYTLPNPLIVAPMAGVTDRPFRLLCRRLGAGLAVSEMVIADSKLWHTRKSQTRLNHEGEPEPRSVQIAGGDPQMLADAARQNAEFGAQIIDINMGCPAKKVCNKAAGSALMKDEALVRDILESVVQAVDVPVTLKMRTGWDRDNRNALVIARMAEDAGIQAVAIHGRTRADKYEGNAEYDTIADVKSRIGIPVFANGDVTSPEKARDVLHHTGADGLLIGRAAQGSPWIFREIRHFLETGSHMAAPELDEVEDILTEHLQALHAFYGETMGVRIARKHVGWYLQSHDPGKQFRKRFNAIEDALEQRDTIQRYFAGLRNGEVFAA; from the coding sequence ATGCTGCCAACGGCAAAAATCGGGCCGTACACCTTGCCCAACCCCTTGATTGTTGCGCCTATGGCTGGCGTAACAGACCGCCCTTTCCGTCTTTTGTGCCGGAGGTTGGGCGCAGGACTGGCGGTGTCGGAGATGGTCATAGCGGACAGCAAACTCTGGCATACGCGCAAATCACAGACCCGCCTGAACCATGAAGGCGAGCCTGAACCCCGCTCGGTGCAGATTGCCGGCGGCGATCCGCAAATGCTGGCCGATGCCGCCCGTCAGAATGCGGAATTCGGCGCCCAGATCATCGATATTAATATGGGCTGCCCGGCCAAGAAGGTCTGTAACAAGGCCGCCGGTTCCGCCCTGATGAAAGATGAAGCCCTGGTCCGCGACATTCTGGAGTCGGTGGTTCAGGCGGTTGATGTTCCAGTCACCCTCAAGATGCGAACCGGATGGGACCGGGACAACCGCAACGCACTGGTTATTGCCCGAATGGCGGAGGATGCCGGCATTCAGGCAGTGGCCATTCACGGTCGAACCCGTGCGGACAAATACGAGGGCAATGCCGAGTACGACACCATCGCCGATGTGAAATCCCGCATCGGCATTCCGGTGTTTGCCAACGGGGATGTTACATCGCCGGAGAAAGCCCGGGACGTGCTCCACCATACCGGTGCCGATGGGTTGCTGATTGGCCGCGCTGCCCAAGGCAGCCCCTGGATTTTCCGGGAAATTCGGCATTTCCTGGAAACCGGTAGCCACATGGCCGCACCGGAGCTTGATGAGGTCGAGGATATTCTGACCGAGCATCTCCAGGCGTTGCATGCTTTCTATGGTGAGACCATGGGCGTGCGTATTGCCAGAAAACACGTGGGCTGGTACCTGCAGTCCCATGATCCGGGTAAACAGTTCCGCAAACGCTTCAACGCGATCGAAGATGCGCTGGAGCAGAGAGACACGATTCAACGGTATTTTGCAGGCTTACGAAATGGAGAGGTATTCGCAGCATGA
- the accC gene encoding acetyl-CoA carboxylase biotin carboxylase subunit, whose translation MAMLEKVLIANRGEIALRILRACKELGIKTVAVHSQVDRDLMHVRLADESVCIGPNSATDSYLNIPTIISAAEVTDSVGIHPGYGFLAENADFAEQVEKSGFRFIGPKAETIRLMGNKVSAINAMIKAGVPTVPGSDGPLDDDEERTLRIAREIGYPVMIKAASGGGGRGMQVVHSEAALLKGVQITQSEAKNAFGDPTVYLEKFLETPRHVEVQVLADMHGNCIHLGDRDCSMQRRNQKVIEEAPAPNINPESRERTLKACTDACKEIGYVGAGTFEFLYQDGEFYFIEMNTRVQVEHPVSEMVTGVDIVREQLRIASGLPLQYTQDDIRISGHAMECRINAEDPKTFIPSPGKVKHFHAPGGNGVRVDSHLYSGYTVPPYYDSLVAKLITWGDDRDIARRRMKNALDELVVEGIKTNQSLHRKLVRDGGFKQVDFTIHYLEKLIRD comes from the coding sequence ATGGCCATGTTAGAAAAAGTTCTGATCGCAAACCGGGGTGAAATTGCCCTCCGGATTCTGCGCGCCTGCAAGGAGCTGGGCATCAAGACCGTGGCAGTGCATTCCCAGGTCGATCGCGACCTGATGCACGTACGTCTTGCCGACGAGTCTGTCTGTATTGGCCCTAACAGTGCGACCGACAGCTACCTGAACATCCCAACCATCATCAGCGCCGCCGAGGTAACCGATTCCGTGGGTATTCACCCCGGCTACGGCTTCCTTGCCGAGAACGCCGATTTTGCCGAACAGGTGGAAAAGAGCGGGTTCCGCTTCATCGGTCCCAAGGCCGAAACCATCCGGCTGATGGGGAACAAGGTGTCCGCTATCAACGCCATGATCAAGGCCGGCGTTCCGACCGTGCCGGGCTCCGATGGCCCGCTGGACGACGATGAGGAGCGGACCCTGAGGATTGCCCGGGAAATCGGCTACCCCGTCATGATCAAGGCGGCTTCCGGTGGCGGCGGCCGCGGGATGCAGGTGGTCCATTCTGAGGCGGCCCTGCTCAAGGGTGTCCAGATCACCCAGAGTGAAGCCAAGAATGCCTTTGGCGACCCGACGGTTTACCTCGAGAAGTTCCTGGAAACCCCACGTCACGTGGAAGTACAGGTTCTTGCTGACATGCACGGCAACTGCATTCACCTGGGCGATCGCGACTGCTCCATGCAGCGCCGAAACCAGAAGGTGATAGAGGAAGCTCCGGCCCCGAACATCAATCCGGAATCCCGCGAGCGCACCCTGAAAGCCTGTACCGATGCCTGTAAGGAAATCGGTTATGTGGGCGCCGGTACATTCGAGTTCCTGTATCAGGACGGCGAGTTCTATTTCATCGAAATGAACACCCGTGTCCAGGTGGAACATCCGGTCTCCGAGATGGTCACCGGTGTTGATATCGTCCGCGAACAGCTCCGCATTGCCAGCGGCCTGCCGCTGCAATACACCCAGGACGACATCCGGATTTCCGGCCACGCCATGGAGTGCCGGATCAACGCCGAGGATCCGAAAACCTTTATCCCCAGCCCCGGCAAGGTCAAACACTTCCACGCCCCGGGCGGTAATGGCGTGCGGGTGGATTCACACCTGTACAGCGGTTACACGGTTCCCCCCTACTACGATTCCCTGGTGGCCAAACTGATCACCTGGGGCGACGACAGGGACATTGCCCGTCGCCGGATGAAGAACGCGCTGGACGAACTGGTGGTCGAGGGCATCAAGACCAATCAATCTCTGCATCGGAAACTGGTACGCGATGGTGGCTTTAAACAGGTAGACTTCACCATCCACTACCTCGAGAAACTGATACGGGATTAA